The following are from one region of the Simiduia agarivorans SA1 = DSM 21679 genome:
- a CDS encoding response regulator, with protein sequence MSNEDITLLLVEDDDIDAMSIERSFRKNRIANPIYRAHDGLSALEALATGEVKRPFVILLDLNLPRMGGLEFLEKLRAEPDHKDAVVFVLTTSKDEQDQIKAYELNSAGYFLKSDCGTQFLDVVHLLDGYWKIVKIPAIRK encoded by the coding sequence ATGAGCAATGAAGACATCACCTTATTGCTGGTGGAAGATGACGATATTGATGCCATGTCAATTGAGCGCAGCTTCAGAAAAAACCGCATCGCCAACCCCATTTACCGTGCCCACGATGGATTGAGCGCCTTGGAAGCACTGGCAACCGGCGAGGTCAAAAGGCCTTTCGTGATATTACTCGACCTCAACTTGCCACGCATGGGTGGCCTGGAGTTTCTGGAAAAATTACGCGCAGAGCCTGATCACAAAGACGCGGTGGTATTTGTCCTCACCACATCAAAAGACGAGCAGGATCAGATTAAAGCATACGAGCTTAATTCAGCTGGCTATTTTCTGAAAAGCGATTGTGGCACCCAGTTTCTTGACGTGGTACATCTTCTTGATGGCTATTGGAAAATAGTCAAGATACCGGCGATTAGGAAGTAA
- a CDS encoding rhodanese-like domain-containing protein produces the protein MALKTVPELVAEARANVRCVDAPTAKAEMANNQGILVDVREPGEAAAKAAKGAINIPRGVLEMKIGELCASADQPIYIHCATGGRAALAAEQLLRMGYTQVTALACGVDQVCGTF, from the coding sequence ATGGCATTGAAAACCGTTCCCGAGTTAGTGGCCGAGGCACGCGCCAACGTGCGTTGTGTGGATGCGCCCACCGCCAAGGCGGAAATGGCGAATAACCAGGGCATTCTGGTGGATGTGCGAGAGCCGGGCGAAGCGGCGGCGAAGGCCGCCAAGGGTGCCATCAACATTCCCCGTGGCGTGTTGGAGATGAAAATTGGCGAGCTGTGCGCGAGCGCCGATCAGCCCATCTATATTCACTGCGCCACCGGTGGCCGTGCTGCGCTGGCGGCCGAACAGTTGTTGCGTATGGGCTATACGCAGGTGACCGCCTTGGCATGCGGTGTCGATCAGGTGTGCGGCACTTTCTGA
- a CDS encoding two-component system response regulator — MDILVVDDDDLDQQLFQRALKKSLDAIKVCFAASVGEARNMINTMNFDVILLDQHLPDVDGISFLNELKLNQSANKCTVVMVSNSTDENLALECLKAGAQDFVLKSSINPTMLKTVIANAKTRKELEAKLLASHERTRILAERDTLTGLCNRFFFEQTVTNALASRRQKKLVSLMFIDLDNFKKINDTWGHKHGDALLTRVARRISSCLRGSELFARFGGDEFVIFLQEVHSANEITRIANRILQVLPAPFEFDGFTFYTSASIGISTQASENIDADTLITQADIAMHRAKQDGKNQVCFFEADMQAEFSRRVMIENGLRKALTHEEFVLHFQPIVAISNRQIRGYEALVRWQREGVLTPPNDFIPIAQESNLIMDIGHWVIREAIRQLSVLDADHYVTVNLSPLQLRDPELPSFIIAQAASYNLSPERLVLELTETAFTDQRADVYQAVSDLRKAGFNVALDDFGTGFSSLSHLRDLPISTVKIDRSMLPEKKNPRQEKLLKGLVQMIQALELDIVIEGVETEAQHQLCRSLNISNGQGYLYGKPAPFAHH; from the coding sequence ATGGACATATTGGTTGTAGACGATGACGATCTTGATCAACAGCTGTTTCAGCGCGCACTGAAGAAAAGCCTGGATGCAATCAAGGTGTGTTTTGCGGCAAGTGTTGGCGAGGCACGCAACATGATCAACACCATGAATTTCGACGTCATACTACTGGACCAACACCTTCCGGACGTCGACGGTATCAGCTTTCTCAACGAGCTGAAGCTCAACCAATCAGCCAACAAATGCACGGTGGTCATGGTGAGCAACAGCACCGATGAAAATCTGGCGCTTGAATGCCTGAAGGCTGGAGCGCAGGATTTCGTACTGAAGTCATCCATCAATCCCACCATGCTAAAAACCGTCATCGCCAATGCAAAAACCCGCAAGGAACTGGAAGCCAAACTTCTTGCCAGTCACGAACGCACCCGAATTCTGGCGGAGCGCGACACCCTGACGGGCCTTTGCAACCGGTTCTTTTTTGAGCAAACCGTAACCAATGCACTGGCGTCACGGCGCCAGAAAAAACTGGTCTCCCTGATGTTTATCGACCTCGACAATTTCAAGAAAATCAACGATACCTGGGGGCACAAACACGGCGACGCACTATTAACCCGCGTGGCGCGTCGCATTTCCAGCTGCCTGCGCGGCAGTGAATTATTTGCCCGCTTTGGCGGTGATGAATTCGTTATCTTCCTGCAGGAAGTCCACTCCGCTAACGAAATCACCCGAATCGCCAACCGCATACTGCAGGTATTGCCTGCCCCCTTTGAGTTTGATGGTTTTACTTTTTACACCTCCGCAAGTATTGGCATCAGTACGCAGGCGAGCGAAAACATAGACGCCGACACACTGATCACGCAGGCCGACATTGCCATGCATCGCGCCAAGCAGGACGGCAAAAACCAAGTGTGTTTTTTTGAAGCTGACATGCAAGCGGAATTTTCCCGCCGCGTCATGATCGAAAATGGCCTGAGAAAAGCGCTGACTCACGAAGAATTTGTCCTGCATTTTCAACCCATCGTCGCCATCAGCAATCGCCAGATTCGCGGTTACGAGGCTTTGGTGCGCTGGCAAAGAGAGGGTGTACTGACCCCGCCCAACGACTTTATCCCCATTGCCCAGGAATCCAATCTGATTATGGATATCGGTCACTGGGTCATCCGTGAAGCCATCCGTCAACTTTCAGTGTTAGATGCCGATCATTACGTCACGGTCAACCTGTCGCCGCTGCAACTGCGCGATCCGGAGCTGCCCAGCTTTATTATTGCGCAGGCTGCCAGTTACAACCTGTCACCGGAGCGATTGGTACTGGAGCTGACTGAGACAGCGTTTACCGATCAACGTGCAGATGTTTACCAAGCGGTGAGTGATTTACGAAAGGCCGGTTTCAACGTCGCGCTGGACGATTTCGGCACCGGGTTTTCTTCCTTGTCTCATTTGCGGGATCTGCCTATCAGCACGGTAAAAATTGACAGATCCATGCTGCCCGAGAAGAAAAACCCTCGCCAGGAGAAACTGCTGAAAGGCCTGGTACAAATGATTCAGGCTTTGGAGCTGGACATAGTGATTGAAGGCGTTGAAACCGAAGCACAGCATCAATTGTGCCGAAGCCTCAATATCAGCAACGGACAGGGCTATTTATACGGCAAACCTGCGCCCTTCGCACACCATTAG
- a CDS encoding ATP-binding protein: MAAQLVLAAACLVMLGWYFHWPRVLQVNPAWAPMQFNTALGFLLIAVGMLLESRPLLRRAAGALLILMGSATLWQYAFATDLGIDELFMQHYLQTRTSHPGRMAPNTAAGFVLMGIAFLPGALSRWQRLLAAPAASLTLGLAALALAGYATNMTFAYGWRAMTSMAVHTAALFLLTSTALLTTQYRHSKKRPETLIQWQTATIIPAVVFVLLALQLPHIRGQELLQLDAAQADAELLTNRLETRMKLYGLRLPLDPDGSRLLADEIRFFTDKKNYHFNLLQDGVPLAGNYTGHWTALAEHPVYQDTHQLTVQLFNTEEHNNLFIGNFYFSLVVSGFIAALCVWLLRLNHTRMQAQAMLEASHNRLNVMFETSQHGLALLDPALNIQKKNPALDAISQAPAATNLHDLIHPALDSLQLDTLLQEPQFTLATRLAGTSVEITVSQLGLGGERLLTCKDLSMREQAEKASEKDSLIEQTLNATGSYLCLCDEAGEIFISNKPFDRAVGTDVADAGIRIVDYIQPEHRASFNTQFRQALDITGEPLSLDCQLRIDGRWIWCSCRITGNATNNSQQKLVTVNFQSIEEKRALIDQLESTIEQLSKANADVEQFAYIASHDLKSPLVGIKNLSEWLIEDYHDKLDEDGQNNLNLIRKRCDRMTLLLDDLLLYSRAGTRPLEPTSFSVNELARDLCQLHDCAEFTHITGDDVTLYSDRRALDIVLRNVISNAIKHNPRTDKQIRIHIQTGDFCTIEVEDNGPGVEPAYYDTIFQPFKTLKPRDQVEGSGMGLAITAKAIKRLHGRVSVNKSDLGGLKITLDVPPMTEQQHEQ, from the coding sequence GTGGCCGCACAACTCGTGCTGGCCGCCGCATGCCTGGTCATGCTTGGTTGGTATTTTCATTGGCCCCGGGTACTTCAGGTCAACCCGGCGTGGGCCCCCATGCAATTCAATACCGCCCTTGGCTTCCTGCTCATCGCCGTGGGCATGCTATTGGAATCCAGGCCACTGCTTCGTCGCGCTGCTGGCGCGCTCCTGATCCTGATGGGCAGCGCCACTCTCTGGCAGTACGCCTTCGCCACCGACCTCGGCATTGACGAGCTGTTTATGCAGCACTATTTGCAAACCCGCACGTCGCACCCCGGGCGCATGGCGCCCAATACCGCGGCCGGGTTTGTGTTGATGGGTATTGCATTCTTGCCGGGTGCATTGAGCCGCTGGCAACGGCTACTGGCCGCGCCCGCCGCCAGCCTGACACTTGGCTTAGCGGCATTGGCACTGGCAGGCTACGCCACCAACATGACCTTTGCCTATGGCTGGCGGGCCATGACCTCCATGGCGGTTCATACGGCAGCCCTGTTTTTACTGACGTCGACGGCCTTGCTCACCACACAGTACCGGCACAGTAAAAAACGACCGGAAACACTGATTCAATGGCAGACCGCAACGATCATACCCGCCGTCGTGTTTGTCCTGCTGGCTCTGCAGTTACCGCACATCCGCGGCCAGGAGCTACTCCAACTGGACGCCGCGCAGGCGGATGCAGAACTGCTGACCAACCGGCTGGAAACCCGCATGAAGCTCTATGGCCTCAGGTTGCCGTTGGACCCGGATGGCAGCCGGCTATTGGCAGATGAAATCCGCTTTTTCACCGACAAAAAAAACTACCACTTCAATCTGCTGCAGGACGGTGTACCGTTAGCAGGAAATTACACAGGCCACTGGACCGCGCTGGCCGAACACCCTGTATACCAGGATACGCATCAGCTGACCGTTCAGCTGTTTAACACCGAAGAACACAACAACCTGTTTATCGGTAACTTTTACTTTTCCCTGGTTGTTTCGGGCTTTATTGCGGCTCTGTGCGTGTGGTTGCTGAGGCTCAATCACACCCGCATGCAGGCGCAAGCCATGCTTGAAGCCAGCCACAATCGCCTGAACGTAATGTTCGAGACCAGCCAGCACGGACTCGCGCTGTTGGATCCGGCACTCAATATCCAAAAGAAAAATCCGGCACTCGACGCCATAAGCCAGGCCCCTGCAGCAACAAACCTCCACGATCTGATTCACCCTGCGCTGGATTCCTTGCAGCTCGACACTTTGCTGCAGGAGCCCCAGTTTACGCTGGCAACGCGCTTGGCCGGCACCAGCGTGGAAATCACGGTCAGTCAATTGGGGTTGGGTGGTGAACGCCTGCTCACCTGCAAAGACCTGAGCATGCGAGAGCAAGCCGAGAAAGCCAGCGAAAAAGACAGCCTTATTGAGCAGACGCTGAACGCCACCGGTAGCTACCTGTGTTTGTGCGATGAAGCGGGTGAAATTTTTATCAGCAACAAACCGTTTGACCGGGCTGTGGGTACCGATGTGGCCGACGCGGGCATACGCATCGTGGATTATATCCAGCCGGAGCACAGGGCATCTTTTAATACACAATTCAGGCAGGCGCTGGATATCACCGGCGAGCCGCTATCATTGGACTGTCAATTGCGGATAGATGGACGCTGGATCTGGTGTAGCTGCCGCATTACCGGCAATGCCACCAATAACAGCCAACAAAAACTTGTCACCGTTAACTTCCAGTCGATTGAAGAAAAACGCGCGCTGATCGATCAGCTGGAATCCACCATTGAGCAGCTAAGCAAAGCCAATGCCGATGTGGAACAGTTTGCCTACATTGCTTCCCACGACCTCAAGTCACCACTGGTCGGCATAAAAAACCTGAGCGAATGGCTCATAGAAGACTATCATGACAAACTCGATGAAGACGGTCAGAACAACCTCAACCTGATTCGCAAACGCTGCGATCGCATGACCTTACTGCTGGATGATCTGCTGCTCTATTCGCGCGCCGGTACCCGGCCATTGGAGCCGACTTCATTCAGCGTCAATGAATTAGCCCGCGATTTGTGTCAGCTACATGATTGTGCCGAGTTCACTCATATCACGGGCGACGACGTTACGCTTTATTCAGACCGTCGCGCACTGGATATTGTTTTGCGCAATGTCATTTCCAATGCAATCAAACACAATCCGCGCACCGATAAACAGATCCGGATTCACATCCAGACCGGCGATTTCTGCACCATAGAGGTGGAAGACAATGGCCCGGGCGTTGAACCAGCTTACTACGATACCATTTTCCAACCGTTCAAAACCCTGAAGCCACGGGACCAGGTAGAAGGCAGCGGCATGGGTCTGGCCATTACCGCCAAGGCTATCAAACGTTTGCACGGCCGGGTCAGCGTAAACAAATCGGATCTGGGCGGACTCAAGATCACATTGGATGTCCCCCCCATGACGGAGCAGCAACATGAGCAATGA
- the glp gene encoding gephyrin-like molybdotransferase Glp: MGCCDAPGLMPLDEAEAMIYRQLHAIRETETQALPTALDRILAEDIHAPIDVPGYDNSAMDGYALRSADLNQFPTFKQVGKSFAGHAFDGDVGRGQCVRIMTGAPMPKGTDLVVMQEDVNVEGEQIRLTHPQKLKVGTNVRRRGGDIDKGSQILRAGVRLGPAHIGLLASLGLAEVPVFRRLRVGLLSTGDELCPPGTPLASGQIYDSNRYLLSAILTRLNVEILDYGLIADDPAAIRAAFERAQSECDLILSSGGVSVGEADYTRDILGELGDITFWKIAMKPGKPLAFGRLGSAWFFGLPGNPVSAALTFHQIALPALQRLAGELPATPLCLPAELGATTRKRPGRTDFQRGSLTTREGKLVATPQDEQSSGVLSSMTRADCYIKLGQFAGNQAEGETVEVLPFDRWIL; encoded by the coding sequence ATGGGCTGCTGTGACGCCCCCGGGCTGATGCCCCTGGACGAAGCCGAGGCGATGATTTATCGCCAACTCCACGCCATTCGCGAAACGGAAACTCAGGCCCTGCCCACCGCCCTCGACCGCATTCTGGCCGAGGACATTCACGCGCCCATCGACGTGCCCGGCTACGACAACTCCGCCATGGACGGCTACGCCCTGCGTTCGGCCGACCTGAACCAGTTCCCCACCTTCAAGCAGGTCGGCAAGTCCTTTGCCGGCCACGCCTTTGACGGTGACGTGGGCCGTGGCCAGTGCGTGCGCATCATGACCGGTGCCCCCATGCCCAAAGGCACCGACCTGGTGGTGATGCAGGAAGACGTGAATGTAGAAGGCGAACAGATCCGCCTGACCCACCCCCAGAAACTCAAAGTCGGTACCAACGTGCGCCGCCGCGGCGGCGACATCGACAAAGGCAGCCAGATACTGCGCGCTGGTGTTCGCCTGGGCCCGGCCCATATTGGCCTCTTGGCCTCGCTGGGCCTGGCCGAGGTACCGGTATTCCGGCGCCTGCGGGTGGGCCTGTTATCCACCGGAGACGAACTCTGCCCGCCCGGCACGCCCCTGGCCTCGGGCCAGATCTACGACAGCAATCGCTACCTGCTGAGTGCCATCCTCACCCGGCTGAACGTGGAGATCCTGGATTACGGGTTGATTGCCGATGACCCGGCCGCCATCCGCGCGGCATTTGAGCGCGCCCAATCAGAGTGTGACCTGATCCTGAGTTCGGGCGGCGTCTCGGTGGGCGAGGCCGACTACACCCGCGACATACTGGGCGAGCTGGGCGATATCACCTTCTGGAAAATTGCCATGAAGCCCGGCAAACCGCTGGCCTTTGGCCGGCTGGGCAGCGCCTGGTTCTTCGGCTTGCCCGGCAACCCGGTGTCGGCCGCGCTCACCTTTCACCAGATTGCCCTGCCGGCCCTGCAACGGCTGGCCGGCGAATTGCCGGCAACGCCCCTCTGCCTACCAGCCGAACTCGGCGCCACCACCCGTAAACGCCCCGGGCGCACCGATTTTCAGCGCGGCTCACTAACGACGCGGGAAGGCAAATTGGTGGCTACGCCGCAGGATGAACAAAGCTCCGGGGTACTCAGCTCCATGACCCGCGCCGACTGTTACATCAAACTCGGTCAGTTTGCCGGTAACCAGGCCGAAGGGGAAACGGTGGAAGTACTGCCCTTTGACCGTTGGATTCTGTAA
- a CDS encoding FeoA family protein: protein MTLDQLKIRQTARVVAINSNSQVLQSQCAQLGIAPGAPIEVMHKALGRGPMQAKVQGALYAIRPEDAANIEVALA from the coding sequence GTGACACTGGACCAGCTGAAAATCCGCCAGACCGCCCGCGTAGTGGCCATCAACAGCAACAGCCAGGTTTTACAAAGCCAGTGCGCGCAGCTGGGTATTGCCCCGGGCGCGCCTATCGAAGTGATGCACAAGGCGCTGGGCCGCGGCCCCATGCAGGCCAAGGTGCAGGGGGCGCTCTACGCCATCCGCCCTGAAGATGCCGCCAACATAGAGGTCGCTCTGGCCTGA
- a CDS encoding hemerythrin domain-containing protein, which yields MQRTRDITAFFVSDQDRLNVLLEAASQAQSAEQCQQLFMAFRTGLRRHIQWEESLLYPVYEKTKGSLQLSPTGPLSADHRRLETLMDAALAYEYPAAAPEITALKALLEPHNQREARMIYPTVDSHCPGPERDALLAEVQDALAKADDLYCLG from the coding sequence ATGCAGCGAACCCGAGACATTACCGCGTTTTTCGTCAGCGATCAGGATCGCCTGAACGTATTACTGGAGGCCGCCAGCCAGGCGCAGAGTGCGGAGCAATGCCAGCAGCTCTTCATGGCGTTCCGGACGGGCTTGCGCCGGCATATCCAATGGGAAGAAAGCCTGTTGTACCCGGTGTATGAAAAAACCAAGGGTTCCTTGCAGCTGAGCCCCACCGGGCCCTTATCGGCAGATCACCGGCGCCTGGAAACACTGATGGACGCGGCGCTGGCCTATGAGTACCCGGCCGCTGCACCGGAAATCACGGCGCTCAAGGCGCTGCTTGAGCCGCACAACCAGCGCGAAGCCAGAATGATTTATCCCACCGTCGACAGCCATTGCCCGGGGCCGGAGCGCGATGCGTTGCTGGCCGAAGTGCAGGATGCACTGGCCAAGGCCGACGATCTTTACTGCCTCGGTTAA
- the narL gene encoding two-component system response regulator NarL: MNADLTSILLVDDHPLLRKGLVQLIELEDELALVGEASNGKDALRLAEETDPDLIVLDLNMQGMDGLETLRAMREAGVTSRIVMLTVSDSDEDVVCAITYGADGYLLKDMEPEDILEQIKQAASGKMVISDKLTHVLAKAIRKGETSKTSLLAKLTSREHEILKLIAKGLSNKLIARDLDISDGTVKVHVKHVLKKLGLRSRVEAAVWMVNQQH; the protein is encoded by the coding sequence ATGAACGCAGACCTGACCAGCATCCTGTTAGTAGACGACCACCCCCTGTTGCGCAAAGGCCTGGTGCAGCTGATTGAATTGGAAGACGAACTGGCATTGGTGGGCGAAGCCAGCAATGGCAAAGATGCCCTGCGTCTGGCGGAAGAGACCGACCCAGATCTGATCGTGCTGGATCTGAACATGCAAGGCATGGACGGGCTGGAAACCTTGCGTGCCATGCGCGAAGCCGGCGTCACCTCGCGCATCGTGATGCTCACGGTATCCGACAGCGACGAGGACGTGGTGTGCGCCATCACTTACGGCGCCGATGGTTACCTGTTAAAAGACATGGAGCCGGAAGATATTCTGGAGCAGATCAAGCAGGCCGCCAGCGGCAAGATGGTGATTTCCGACAAACTCACCCACGTACTGGCCAAAGCCATCCGCAAAGGTGAAACCAGCAAAACCAGCCTGCTGGCCAAACTCACCAGCCGCGAACATGAAATTCTCAAACTCATCGCCAAAGGGCTTTCCAACAAGCTCATCGCCCGCGACCTGGACATTTCCGACGGCACCGTCAAAGTCCACGTCAAACATGTACTGAAAAAACTGGGCCTGCGCTCGCGCGTGGAAGCGGCCGTATGGATGGTCAACCAACAGCACTGA
- the feoB gene encoding ferrous iron transport protein B: protein MKQIALVGSPNCGKTTLFNVLTKSNQRTGNWAGVTVEQKIGEFKVGNEKVELIDLPGVHMLTDCPLSIDAKVTNDYLRTASPDAIILVLDATQLRRQAELIPQLAATGRPLVIALNMMDALADHGIQLDLTELKALLGSRLVQISAAKHTGINDLNHALEQALTASLAPATDGNCDTDCGCGPVTQPLSQEGLIAVIDRATRFTGEATLTEKIDRWLLHPALAIPSFLFVMYLLFMISVEVGSIFIDFFDIWLGSWIVEGARWALASAGAPAWLIAFLADGVGAGIQLIATFIPVIGALYLCMSWLEDSGYLARAAFVIDGVMSRIGLPGQAFIPLIVGFGCNVPSVMAARSLNSTSARLTTIFIAPFMSCSARLSVYVFVGSAFFPEHSGLAIFALYLLGILVAVGSAWLLRKTLFGRYHEPSILEMPSYRRPVWRNVFTQAGHRLYSFMMRAGKRIMAVVIVLSCLGAVKTDGSWGAPGSSDSALAWIGKQLTPALTPIGIGEDNWQATLGLFSGLFAKEVMVGTIQTLYTNEEADTNEGPVEMPDFMGDLAGAFGSIADNGKALVGIEAEEEDDSSLSLIKDSPIASLFPSAWAAFCFLAFVLLYAPCVATLGAMQREAGSGWLRFSLIWSLMLSYWIASNLWQMSQVMSQPVYSISWLVISTAILAGVYALIVRRVRDKHLGEIQVVNLS, encoded by the coding sequence TTGAAACAGATTGCTCTGGTGGGCAGCCCTAACTGCGGCAAAACCACCCTCTTCAACGTCCTCACCAAATCCAACCAACGCACCGGCAACTGGGCCGGCGTCACGGTTGAGCAGAAAATCGGTGAATTCAAAGTTGGCAACGAAAAGGTCGAGCTGATTGACCTGCCCGGTGTGCACATGCTCACTGACTGCCCGCTGTCGATCGATGCCAAGGTCACCAACGACTATCTGCGCACGGCGAGCCCGGACGCCATTATCCTGGTGCTGGACGCCACCCAATTGCGCCGGCAAGCGGAACTGATCCCCCAGCTGGCCGCCACCGGCCGCCCGCTGGTCATTGCGCTGAACATGATGGATGCCCTCGCAGACCACGGCATCCAGCTGGATCTGACCGAACTCAAGGCCCTGCTCGGCAGCCGGCTGGTACAGATTTCCGCCGCCAAACACACTGGCATCAACGACCTGAACCACGCCCTCGAACAGGCCCTGACGGCCTCGCTGGCACCGGCCACCGACGGCAACTGCGATACCGACTGCGGCTGCGGCCCGGTGACACAGCCCCTCAGTCAGGAAGGACTGATCGCCGTGATCGACCGCGCCACCCGCTTTACCGGCGAGGCCACTCTGACGGAGAAAATCGACCGCTGGTTACTGCACCCTGCACTGGCGATTCCCAGCTTCCTGTTCGTGATGTATTTACTGTTCATGATTTCGGTGGAAGTGGGCTCCATTTTTATCGATTTCTTCGATATCTGGCTCGGCAGCTGGATTGTGGAAGGTGCCCGTTGGGCCCTGGCCAGCGCCGGCGCACCGGCGTGGCTGATTGCCTTCCTGGCCGATGGGGTGGGCGCGGGTATCCAGCTGATTGCCACCTTTATCCCGGTCATTGGCGCGCTCTACCTGTGCATGAGCTGGTTGGAAGACTCCGGTTATCTGGCCCGGGCGGCGTTCGTCATCGATGGCGTCATGAGCCGCATCGGTTTGCCCGGCCAGGCGTTCATTCCGTTGATCGTGGGCTTTGGCTGCAACGTGCCCTCCGTGATGGCCGCACGTTCGCTCAATTCCACCTCCGCGCGCCTGACCACTATTTTTATCGCGCCATTTATGTCCTGCAGCGCCCGCCTGTCGGTATACGTGTTTGTGGGCAGTGCATTTTTCCCCGAGCACTCGGGTCTGGCGATTTTTGCGCTTTACCTGCTCGGCATTCTGGTGGCAGTGGGCTCCGCCTGGCTGTTGCGCAAAACCCTGTTTGGTCGCTACCACGAGCCCTCCATTCTGGAGATGCCGTCCTACCGCCGCCCGGTCTGGCGCAATGTATTCACCCAGGCCGGCCATCGTCTGTACAGTTTCATGATGCGCGCCGGCAAGCGCATCATGGCCGTGGTGATCGTATTGTCCTGTCTGGGCGCGGTGAAAACCGACGGCAGCTGGGGCGCACCGGGCAGCTCCGATTCCGCACTCGCCTGGATTGGCAAACAACTCACGCCCGCTCTCACACCCATCGGTATTGGCGAAGATAACTGGCAAGCCACACTCGGTTTGTTTTCAGGCCTGTTTGCCAAGGAAGTGATGGTGGGCACCATCCAGACGCTCTACACCAACGAAGAGGCGGATACCAACGAAGGCCCGGTGGAGATGCCCGACTTCATGGGTGACCTGGCCGGCGCCTTTGGCAGCATTGCCGACAATGGCAAAGCGCTGGTGGGCATTGAGGCCGAGGAAGAAGACGACTCCAGTCTGAGCCTCATTAAAGACAGCCCCATTGCCAGCCTGTTCCCTTCCGCCTGGGCGGCGTTCTGTTTCCTGGCGTTTGTGTTGCTTTACGCCCCCTGCGTCGCCACCTTGGGCGCCATGCAGCGGGAAGCCGGTTCCGGCTGGCTACGCTTCAGCCTGATCTGGAGCCTGATGCTGTCCTACTGGATTGCCTCGAACCTCTGGCAAATGAGTCAGGTGATGAGCCAACCCGTCTACAGCATCAGCTGGCTGGTCATATCCACCGCCATTCTTGCGGGGGTTTATGCACTCATTGTCCGGCGCGTGCGCGACAAGCACCTGGGCGAAATCCAGGTGGTGAACCTGAGCTAG